The DNA segment TTTGAAGGGGAGAGCGAAGATTTAAATCCGCCACTTCCTTATGGTGATTTCTTTGCAGCATATGGAGGAGAAAGAGAAATCGATTTTAGAAACCGTTTAATTGAAACGATGGAAAATATGATGAACCAAGATAACCATGAAGTTGTCCTAGCGGTGTCACATGGAGCAGCGTGTGCTCAGTTTGCTCGCTACTGGGAAAAAACAAGTGAAATTGGCAAAATAACAGGATTAAAAAACTGCTGTATCTTGAAGTTCGAATACGAAAATGGGGAATTCACTTTAGTCAATTTTATTAATCATGATTTCGAAAGCGGCATTCACATAGAAAATACCAAATAAAAAGCACCCATCAATGAGTGCTTTTTTTCTTTATTGAAATAAGTTTTTTATTTTATCCAAAATTCCACCAGTTAATTCATTCGCTGTATCTTGCAAGTTTTCTGTCAAACCGCTTGCTTTGTCTTGCAAATTTTCTGTTAAGTTGGTAGCTTCATTTTGTAGATTTTCTGTAACATTACTTGCTTGTTCACCAAGCTCGGATGCTTTGTTCGTTGCCTCATCTGTCAATGTTCCTAGGTTTTCCAGGGGCAGGGACTCGGTCACTTTATTCTTCAAATCATCTAAATTCATCGTTTCCTCCTTATTTTGGGGGCTTACTCATCATTTTAAAGGAAGTGATAGTTAAGTACAAACAATTCGTTCCGTTATTTGTGAAAAAATATGGTATGATATTAGAAAGAAACGAGGTAAACATGAATAATTTAAATTTAAGTGATGAAATAAAAAAAGCGATTACTGAACTGGGATATAATGAAGCTACACCTGTTCAAAAAGCGGTGATTCCCATTGCGTTAACAGGAGAAGATATTGTTGCGAAATCACAAACAGGTAGTGGAAAAACAGCTGCGTTTGCTATTCCTATCGCTGAACAAGTTGTGTGGGAAGAAAACAAACCACAAGCATTAATTATTGTTCCAACCAGAGAGCTTGCGATGCAGGTCAAAACGGAATGTACCAATATTGGTAGATTTAAACGAATTAAAGCAGCGGCAATTTATGGCCAATCACCATTTGCCAAACAAAAATTAGAATTAAGTCAAAAAAATCATATTGTTGTAGGAACACCAGGACGTCTACTTGATCACATCGAAAAAGGAACACTAAATGTGGATAAAGTAGCTCATTTAGTTTTAGATGAAGTAGATGAAATGTTAAGTATGGGCTTTATTGACCAAGTAGAAGATATACTAAGTCGTTTACCGAAAAAACGTCAAAATCTATTTTTCTCTGCAACTATGCCAGAAGAAATGCAAGACTTGATTAAACGATATCAAGATAATCCTATGGTTATTGAAATGGCCTCTGAAAAAACAAACCCTATTTTCCATGTTGAAATGCAAACAGATACTAAAGAAAAAACCTTGAAAGATGTATTAATTACAGAAAATCCAGATAGTGCAATTATTTTTTGTAATACTAAAAATCAAGTAGATGAACTAAGTGAAATGCTTGATTTAAGAACAAGTAAAATTCATGGTGGTTTGAGACAAGAGGATCGTTTTCAAGCTATGGATGAATTCAAAAGTGGTAAATCTCGCTTTTTAATTGCGACAGATGTAGCTGGACGAGGGATTGATGTTGAAAATGTATCGTTAGTTATAAACTATGATTTGCCAATTGAAAAAGAAAACTATGTGCACCGAATCGGTCGTACTGGTCGTGCCGGAAATAGTGGTAAGGCAATCAGTTTTGTTAAAACACAGGAAAATCCATTGTTGCGTGACATTGAGGAAATGCTAAATATTTCCATTGAGAAAAAACGGAAACCAACTATTATCGAAGTAAGGGCAAGTGAAGAAGCTTTTCATAAAAAGCAACAAAAACGTCCAACAATTAAGAAAGCTCGTGGTGAAAAATTAAATAAAAATATTATGAAACTATATTTCAATGGCGGGAAGAAGAAGAAAATCCGTGCGGTAGATTTTGTCGGAACTATTTCCAAATTAGACGGAATTACAGCGGAAGATATTGGTATTATTGCTATTGAAGATCATGTTTCTTTTGTAGAAATCCTGAATGGAAAAGGACCAGCTGTACTCGAAATGATGCGTTCTCGTAAAGTAAAAGGTAGACGTCTTAAAGTAAATGAAGCCAGAAAACGATAATTAAAGAAAAGAAGGTCTCAATTATGGAAAGACCCGATAATAAACTTATTCTTATGGTTTTAAATGTTGTGAAAAATCCAGTTTACAACATAGAATCACTAACCATCAATTTTTTGGAAAATGAAATTACTGGTAATTCTTCAAGAAATGAGCTGCTTTATTGCACTTATTGGCTGGAGTTTCACGGCTTTATTAAGCGTGATAAAAATAATGATGAGAAAAAGTATTATAGCATTACTGAACAAGGTGATTTTTTACTCCAAAAAATTAACAATGAACTTTCTTAGTTTGTTCATACTTTTTTCACATTTATTCGGTATATTAAAAGTAACCTTTTTTCAATGAAATATCTCACCTGACAGCATCCGTCTCCCAACCAAACGCGGATGCTGTTATTTTTTGTGTCTAAAATTATGCTATACTAAATAAAAAATGTTAAGGAATGGTAATTTTATGTATCCATACACGCTTTGTTTTATACAAAGAACCGATGAAATATTATTATTAAACAGACAGAAATCACCATGGATGGGTAGCTGGAATGGTGTTGGCGGAAAGATTGAATCTGGTGAATCACTAATGGGCTCTATTAAACGCGAAATTTTTGAAGAGACAGGGATATCTGAATCAGACTATGAAATTCGGGATATTGGTGAAATGAAATGGTTTGTGAACGATGAAAACTTAGGTGGAATGCATTTGTTTTTTGCTAAACTACCTGATAATTATTTCTATCCGACTCCTCGTCGCACAGATGAAGGGATTTTGGATTTTAAAAAAAGAGCGTGGATTCTCAATCAAGAAAATACAGGGGTAGTAAACAATCTTCCTTATGTACTTAAGCATATTTCTGAGACTTCAGCTAGAATAGAATTTATCACAAAATATCATCAGAACACACTGCTACAAATAAGTCATCAATTTCTATAAAAAAAAGAAGCATTGCGTTTATTTGCAATGCTTCCAGTTAATCAAGATGTCGTAAAGTAATTTGCTTCCCAGCGACTAATTAAATTTTGAGCGTCAAGCGTGGACAACTTTTTATGTCCGATAATTTGTTTTTTAGCGATTTCTAAACTCTCAAAATGATCAATTAAGCGTTGTGTTGGATTATTAATGTAGACATCATGAAGCTTTAGTATATGGTTTTCCTCTTTATCAAGACTCTCTATACCAACTATATAGCCTGCAGCTGTAATTAATAATATTTTATTCATATTTCTTCACTCCCTTTTAAGGCTTCTTGTGCGTTATGAGGTTCTTTTTTTCTAGATAAAAACATATAAATAAATACACAGACAAAAGCGATAGCGCCAGCAATGATGTAGATTCCTTGGAATGAAAGAACATGATGAATTTCTCCCATAATATAAGGCCCAATACCCAAACCTAAATCAAGTCCAATGAAATAAGTAGATAAGCCAATACCAATACGGTGGGGTTCGCAAACTTTTAGACATACTGCTTGACCATTTGACATAAATGTTCCATAACCTAAGCCAATCAACCCGCCTGAAATAAGCAAAACAAGGCTGGAAGTTGCGGTACTTAAAACAACTAATCCAACTGCTAAAAAGAGATAGCTAGGATACATCACATATTTTTCACCTTTTGCATCAAATAATTTCCCAGACATAGGGCGAGTAAAAGTAATAACTAGCGCATAAACAACAAAGAAAAAAGTTCCCGCACTAACTAAGTTGATTTCTCTTGCATAAGAAGCAAGAAATGTAAGTACGCTTGAATAAGAAATCCCCATCAAAAAAGCAATAAAAGTAATTGGAATAACTTTATATTCGATAAAACTTTTAACAGTCCATGTTTGTAATGCTTTCCGATGTTCTGGTGTTAGAACAATATTTTTTACTGGTAAATAGAAACAAAGCAGTGCAGTTAACAAGACAATAACGGTGGAAAAAATGATAATCGTATAAAAACTTGTTTTGCTAAGTAAAATCATTCCAATAAAAGGCCCTATAGCAGCGGCAAGACTCGTGCTAAGTCCATAATAATTAATACCTTCTCCATTTCTAGAATTAGGAATATAAGCAGTTACAATTGCGTTTGTTGCCGTGGAGGTTGTTCCATATGCAAATCCATTCAAAAAGCGAATAACGAACATAATTGCAATCGTCGGCATGTAAAGATAAGCCATTGTTGTTAGTAAGAAAAATAAAATACCAAACCGTAATACTCTTTTACGACCAAATAGTTCGAGTTTTTTCCCCATGTATAATCTTGCAAGAAGTGTTCCGATAATATAAATCCCGGAAGCAAAACCCGCTTCGCCAAGGGATGCGTTCAATTCTTCTTGTGCAATAACCGCAATGATTACCATCAGCAAATAATAAACGAGATAAACGACAAAGTTAATCAATGTAATTAAAACAAAACCCTTATTAAATAATTTTTCTTTCATGAATAAAATCCCTTCCTACGTGTTTATTGTTATTTATCTCAGCGACAAGGAGTATTATAGGGGATTTTTAAGAAGGTTACTTTTTAATTTGGTAATTATTTCTGATATATACAAATTTGTATAACATATGTTGAAAAAATAGGGAATAGTATTTTGTATGATTAATATGCTGTAACTGGAATGACTAAAGGAGGTTAAGAACATGAAACAAAATATTCTTAATAATTATGTAAGCACAAATGATTTTCCAGTTATTACAAGGGGAAAACGCAAATATTTAACTTACGAGGGTTTGGAAGATTCTTATGTATACATACTTAAAAAAGGAATAATTAAAACGAGTATTATATCAAGAGATGGTAGAGAGTTTAACTTAAACTACATTAATAAAATGGATATCATCTCTCTGTTAAAAGATGAGTATTCTCAGTTCGCGAATGCGCCATTTAATATTCGAGTAGAATCTGACAAAGCAGAACTTTATCAAGTGGACCGGGTGAGATTTTGGAAAGATGTCAATAGGGATGTCGATTTGCAGATCTATGTGAAAGATTATTATCGAACTAGACTTCTCCAATCAATTAAAAAAATGCAACAAATGTTGATGAATGGTAAACTAGGAGCTATTTGTACGCAACTGTACGAACTCTATACACTTTTTGGGGTGGAAATCGAAAATGATCAGTTTTTGATTGATTTCCTCGTAAGTAATGAAGAAATTGGTCATTTTTGTGGCATTAATTCAGCAAGTAGTGTGAACCGGATTTTTCAACAATTAAAAAAAGAAGGCGTCATCACCATGCAAAATCGTTATATTATCATTAAAAAATTAGATGTTATTCAAGAAAATGTGATTTTTTAAAACTAAAAAAGCACTGCAAAATCAAATTGCAGTGCCTTTTTATTCTCTTTTTTTAAATGAATACCGAACTCTAAGTGTGATGAGCCCAATGATGATCAATAAGCTACCAACCATCAAATTCTCTAAGTCGCTAAAATCCCAAAAAATAGAAATTCCGATATTAGATAGTCCTAAAAAAACAAAAACCAAGCCAACAACGAGCAAAACCATATATGCCGGTTTAGAAATTTTCATAAGGACGCCTCACTTACTTTAAATATATTTCCCCATCATTGTAACACAAGTGTAGAAAAACCACATTACTCACTTGTAATTTGTTTAGTAAATCCTTCGCCAATAACACTTTGGACATCATTTATAATAAAGAATGCTTTTTCATCATATTTATTTACGATTTTTGTGAGCGGTAAAAGTTGATCCCGACTAATCACAATATAAAGGATTTTTTTATCTTGACGCATATAAAATCCTTGCCCGTTAAAAAGTGTAATTCCTCGTTCCAAATGCTCATCAATTTCTGTCGCAATTTCTTCATAGTAATCAGAAATAATCGTAACAGATTTTTTAGGATTGTAACCTTCCAGAATGAAATCAAGAACTTTAGTAGAAATATAAAGCGAAACTACTGTAAATAACATATTCTCAAATCCAATGACAAAAACAGAGGGAATAACAACAATCAAATCAAAAAACAAGAGCGCATAACTCGTATTCCAACCAAGGTATTTATTAGCAATTTTCGCTAAAATAGCACTTCCCGCAGTGGTTCCTCCACCATTCATAATTAATCCCATCCCAATTCCCATCATTAGCCCAGCAAAAATGGCTGCCACAATGGTTTGATTCGCAACAAAAGCGAACGGTTCAGAAAAATGTAGGAATAGGGAAGTAAAACTAATCGCAACAATCGTCCAAACAATAGTCATCCGGTCAAGAAATTTGTACCCAATAATAAGCAATATACCATTAAAAATAAGCGTTGTTATAGCCGGCGTCCAGCCAAGTAAGTAGTATAACATCATTGTTAATCCAGTAACGCCACCTTCTCCAAGATTATTGGGGATGGCAAATACGTTAACAGCAAGCGAAAAAATAAGGGCCCCCACAACAATTTTAGCAATATTCCAACCAGTTTTATTTTTCATATCCATTTCTCCTTTCCACACAAAAAAAGACCCAAGAACACCATAAAAAAGGCACTCTGGAGTCTTTTTATAAAAAAAGCATTAACTGACATTACTGTCATTAATTGTCTCACCATAAAAAATTGCTATTTATTTCAACACAATTTACAATATAACATAAAAAATAACCTGCTTCAAGCACTTTTAAGTAAAAAAATTAACCAAAGATGGCTAAAAATGGCATTAAATTAAGTAAAAATAAACCTACTAAAACACTAATAACAATTTTGATAACAAGTGGCTTTTCACTCTCTGTTTTTTTCATTTTGTTTCCCTCCTTCATTTGTGCTTACTTAGCCCAATGTACAAATTCATTTTTTAATGGCATATAAGTGGCTGTTTTTTTCTTATAAATCTGATAAGCAAATAAAAATCCAAGAAATGCTGGAACAATAATTGCGATAATAGTTAAAATAACTTTAGTCATAGAAAATACCTCCTCTTAAATCAAAACCCATGAACTGAACTTACTACTAATAGTGTAACAAATTTTACAAGATTTTGGTAATAAAGTGAGTTAATAATTTCGGTTACAATTACGTGTAAATGTGCTACAATAACGGTGGGTGAGTAAATTTGAATAAGAAAAATAAATTTTTTGACATATATTTAGAATTAGAGCAAGATATTACATCAGGCGTTTATCCAGCAGGCACACTACTTCCAAGTGAAAATGTCCTGGCCAAGCGTTTTTCGGTATCCCGTGAAACCATTAGAAAAGCACTTGTCTTGTTACTTGAGAATGGCTGTATTCAAAAACTCCAAGGAAAAGGTTCTATTGTCATTGATCGTGAACGTTATTCGTTTCCTGTTTCAGGTTTGACGAGTTTTAAAGAGTTGCAAAAATCGGAACATATGAATGCTACAACAAAAGTTATTAGAAATGAACAAACTATATTACCAAATCGGATTGCTGATTTCGCTGGTCTGCCACATGGTTCGAGCTGTTTAGCAATTCTTAGAGTGCGTTATTTAGAAGGCGAGGCTACAATTTTAGATTATGATTATTTACTCGACAAGACAGAGCCAATTGCAAATGAGGTTTTAGAGGACTCTCTATATCAATACTTAGAAAATGAAAAGAATTATGAAATTAGCTATGCTCAAAAAGAAATAACGGTTGAGCCGCTGAACGCAGAAGATAAAAAATACTTAGCACTACACGGAGATACACATGTTGTGGTTGTAAAAAGTACCGTATTCTTAAAAGATACAACACTTTTTCAATACACAGAATCGCGACATCGTCTTGATAAATTCCGCTTTATTGATTTTGCTAGAAGACGCTAAAAAGCCCGAGATACAAATCTCGAGCTTTTTTTTATTGTATTAACGTCAATGTTTCATAGGGAGCTAATTCGATTTCAGAACTAATTTCTGTACGCTCATGATTAGATAGTAACACTTTGGCATTAGAAAATTCACTTGGAATTTGTAATTTTTTTTCTGTAGCACCATAATAATGAATAGAAAGTAGGGAAGAGGATTCATTTGAACGTTTATAAGCGATAATGGAATCTTCTTCTGTAAAGTAAGGCGTATAATCACCAGTTTGGATAACCGGGTGCTCTTTACGTAAAGCAATTAATTTTTGATAAAAGTAGAAAATGCTTGTTTTGTCTGCTAATACATCTTGAACATTAATTTTATCTGCGTTATCAGCTACTTTTAGCCAAGGAGTACCAGTTGTAAATCCTGCATTTTCTGAATGATTCCATTGCATAGGTGTACGACTATTATCTCGCGAACGTTCTTTAATAATTTGCATCACTTCTTCTTCAGAAAGCCCTTGTTTTTGTAAAATGTCAAAATGATTAAGTGTTTCAACATCCACGTAATGATTAATTGTTGGGAATTTTGGATTCATCATACCAATTTCTTCCCCCATATAAACAAATGGTGTTCCTCGCATAAAATGAATGGTTGCTCCAAGTAGGGTAGCTGATTGATAATAATGTTCTGGTTGATCAGAAGCAAAACGTCCAAGTGCTCTTGGCTGATCATGATTATTCCAGAAAAGCGCATCCCAACCATTTTCTTTAGACATTGCAACTTGCCAAGTATGGAAAATAGATTTTAAATCCGCAAAATTCACATCTGCTAAACGCCATTTTTCCCCATCTGGATAATCTACTTTTAAATGATGGAAATGAAATACCATTGATAATTCTTTTTCATCAGGGTTACTATAGCGAATGCAGTTGTCAATATCTGTCGAGGACATTTCACCTACAGTAATAATTGGCTTATCCCCAAATGTTCGTTCATTTAGCTCTTTTAAATAAGCATGGATTCCTGGTCCATCAGTATAGAAACGACGCCCATCACCTTCAAAATCATCTTCTAAAAATTTGGGTTTCGCAATTACATTTAAAACATCTAAACGAAAACCTTCCACCCCTTTATCGATCCAAAAATTCACTACATCAAAGAGTGCAGCGCGGACATTTGGATTGGCCCAGTCTAGATCTGCTTGAGTGACATCATACAAATGCAGGTAATACTCTGATGAATTTGGTAATTTTTCCCAGGCACTGCCACCAAATTTAGACTCCCAATTGGTTGGGGGAGAACCATCTGCTTTTGCTTGGCGGAAATAATAAAAATCACGATAAAACGGATCTCCAGCAAGCGCTTTTTTAAACCAAGGATGTTCTGTAGAAGTATGATTTAATACTAAATCAATCATAATGCCAATATTTCTTTTTTTCGCCTCGGTAATAAGGGTAATAACATCTTCCATTGTTCCAAATAGTGGATCAACAGCTGTATAATCAGAAATATCATAACCATTATCATTTTGTGGAGAAGGATAAAATGGATTAATCCAAATCATCTCAATTCCTAGTTTGTGCAAATAATCAAGCTTGGCAGTGATACCAGGAATGTCCCCAGTACCATCGCCTGTTGTATCATAAAATGATTTTGGATACACTTGATAAATTGTTTTTTGAGCAAAAGTTGTCATAAAGAGAAGCCTCACTTTTTAGTTGGTTGTTTTTGCTGAATCTCGATACTCTTTTTTCCCAAAAGTACGAATTGGTGCAGTATCTACTTTGTTTAAAATGTTATATTTGCGGAATAGTACAGTTAGAATGAATGGAACAACGATAGTTATAACCATACAAATAGCGAAAATCCCGTAGTATTTTGAGTTGATTGATAAGATGCCAGGAAGCCCACCAACGCCAATTGAATTTGCCATGACACCACTTGAGACAGAAACCACAGCGGCAATTGCAGAACCAATCATAGCAGCCACAAAAGGATATAAGTATTTTAAGTTGATACCAAACATTGCGGGTTCTGTTACACCTAGGTAACAGGAAATAGTTGCTGGAATAGAAACTTGTTCTTCTTTTTCATTGCCACGGTGTAAGAAAATAATAGCTAATACAGCTGAACCTTGAGCAATGTTGGATAAAGCGATCATTGGCCAAAGGTTTGTTCCTTTAAATTGGCTCATTAATTGTAAGTCAATGGCATTGGTCATGTGATGCAGTCCGGTGACTACGAGTGGGGCATATAAGAAGCCAAATAGTGCGGCGAATAACCAACTTAGTCCACCAGTCAAACCAGCATAAACGACATTCGAAATCGCGTCGCCAATTTTCCAACCAATTGGTCCAAGAATGACATGAGCAGCTAAAACAGTTGGAACAAGGGCAAAGAATGGAACAAAAATCATCGAAATTGCATTTGGTATGAATTTACGTAACCAGATTTCGAGATAGGCTAGTAAGAATCCGGCCATAATTGCAGGAATAACTTGTGCCTGATAACCAATCATCTGCACTTGAGCAAAGCCAAAGTCCCAGACAGGAATATCGCCAGCTTTTGTTTCAACAACACTGTAAGCATTTAGCAGTTGCGGGGAAACGAGCGTTAAACCAAGGACAATTCCTAGGATTTGAGTTGTTCCCATTTTTTTCGCGATAGACCATGTAATTCCTACAGGTAGGAAATGGAATACAGCTTCACCAATCAACCATAAGAAACTATAAACACCAGCCCAGAATGGATACACATCAACAATGGTTTTAGTTCCATCTTCTAAAAACTTAATATCACCGATAACATTACGGAAACCGAGAATAAGACCACCAACAACGATAGCAGGAATTAAAGGGGTGAAAATTTCAGCTAAACCGGCAAGCATACGTTGAAGCAAACTCATATTTTTCTTAGCATCTACTTTGGCATCTTCTTTATTGACGCCTTCTACACCACTAATTTCTGTAAATTCATTATAAAAAATTGCAACATCATTGCCTATAATTACTTGAAATTGTCCTGCTTGTGTAAATGTCCCTTTTACTGCTGGAATTTCTTCAATTGCTTCAATATCAGCATTATCAGGGTCCTGTAAAACAAAACGCATTCTTGTAGCGCAGTGTGTAACAGATGAAATATTTTCTTTGCCACCAATTAATTCTAAGAGAGCGCTTGCATCCTTTTTGTAGTCCGCCATAAGATTTCCTCCTTTTTTAACTTGTATATACAAGTTGTTCGCCATTACTATACTATAAATAATCTGAAAGCGCAACCACTTTTTATGATAAAATGAAATAAAGGAGCGATGTTAATGAAACATGTTAGAGTAGCAGCAATTATTATACATCAAAACAAGCTTTTGCTTCATACGAGTCACAATGAAAACTACTGGACTCTTCCAGGTGGTGGAGTAGAAAATGAACTAACAAAAGATGGATTAAAGCGGGAAATGAAAGAAGAGTTAGGGGAAGAAGTAATTATTGATGAATTAAAAATTATTGCAGAAAATCGTTTTGTACATAATGGAAAGGAAATAGACAGTATCGAATTTTATTATAAAGCAAATCTTTTACCAGATAGTGCGTTAGTAGAGTTAAAATCATTTAAGAAAACAGAAGCATTTGGTCAATACGGAGAGGAACCATATGAATTACTTTTTAAATGGTTTGATGTAAGTGAGTTAAAAGAGATATCGATTTTGCCGGCATTTCTTGAAGCAGAGCTAACGCAGCTTTCGAGTAGTAAGATAAAACATATCCACCAGTGAACATAAAAATCCCGCGAAATTTAAGTTTCGCGGGATTAACTTTAATTAGTTAAAGAAACCAAGGTGATTTCTTTTTTGCTAAGGTCTAAGAATGGTAATTTAACCCGTGTATCTAAGCAATATGCATTATACAAGAGTGGTTTTAAAGTAGTTGTAGAACTTTCTACTTGGCGCACAAATTGACCAATTTCTTGGTATAAAATTTCGATATTTTTTAGACTACCAATTTTTGAATCAATGCGATTTTCACTAACATTCACATTAGAGTTCGTTACTTTTTCATTAAATTCATCATTGATTGCATCTTTCGTACGTTCAATCCGAGTAAATCTCGTATCTTCCCAATCAATTTCAATGATGTGGCAATCATCCAGTTGAAGGAAGTCGCCAGTCCAAAGTTTTCCATCGATTTCAACAACCAATCTCGTATCTGGAAAGACTTCTTTATTACGATATTTTTTTAGTAAATAATCAAACATTTGTAATTGCGCTAAACAGTTATTCATGTGTGTCATCTCCTTATGACCATAGTATAACACATTGTGATATTATGAACAATCTACTTTACATAAATGAATAGTTGGAACTGTAACTTTTTAACTTGTTATACAAAAGTCCTAATAAAAGGCTGTTAAAGATTGAAATTACTTGCTCGGTGGTATACTAATTATAAGATGAAATGGGAGGAAATCGTATGAATAAAGAAATGAAATTAAAAGCCGCAGATGGATTAGAATTACATTTACATATTTGGGATGAGGTAGAAAAGCCAATCGGTTTAATCCAAATTGTTCATGGAATGGCGGAGCACGGAGCAAGATATGATTTGTTTGCAAAACGTTTGAATCAAGCAGGGTATATTGTAGTAGCAGATGATCACCGTGGTTTTGGCAAATCAGCAATAAATGAAAGTTATTTAGGTCATTTAGACGGGGAAACAGGGTTTCAAAATATGATACAAGATGAAGTGAGTGTTCGAACCTATATAAAAGAAAATTATCCAAACTTGCCTTATTTTA comes from the Listeria welshimeri serovar 6b str. SLCC5334 genome and includes:
- a CDS encoding NUDIX hydrolase; this translates as MYPYTLCFIQRTDEILLLNRQKSPWMGSWNGVGGKIESGESLMGSIKREIFEETGISESDYEIRDIGEMKWFVNDENLGGMHLFFAKLPDNYFYPTPRRTDEGILDFKKRAWILNQENTGVVNNLPYVLKHISETSARIEFITKYHQNTLLQISHQFL
- a CDS encoding DUF3116 family protein codes for the protein MERPDNKLILMVLNVVKNPVYNIESLTINFLENEITGNSSRNELLYCTYWLEFHGFIKRDKNNDEKKYYSITEQGDFLLQKINNELS
- the treR gene encoding trehalose operon repressor, which codes for MNKKNKFFDIYLELEQDITSGVYPAGTLLPSENVLAKRFSVSRETIRKALVLLLENGCIQKLQGKGSIVIDRERYSFPVSGLTSFKELQKSEHMNATTKVIRNEQTILPNRIADFAGLPHGSSCLAILRVRYLEGEATILDYDYLLDKTEPIANEVLEDSLYQYLENEKNYEISYAQKEITVEPLNAEDKKYLALHGDTHVVVVKSTVFLKDTTLFQYTESRHRLDKFRFIDFARRR
- a CDS encoding Crp/Fnr family transcriptional regulator yields the protein MKQNILNNYVSTNDFPVITRGKRKYLTYEGLEDSYVYILKKGIIKTSIISRDGREFNLNYINKMDIISLLKDEYSQFANAPFNIRVESDKAELYQVDRVRFWKDVNRDVDLQIYVKDYYRTRLLQSIKKMQQMLMNGKLGAICTQLYELYTLFGVEIENDQFLIDFLVSNEEIGHFCGINSASSVNRIFQQLKKEGVITMQNRYIIIKKLDVIQENVIF
- the treC gene encoding alpha,alpha-phosphotrehalase; protein product: MTTFAQKTIYQVYPKSFYDTTGDGTGDIPGITAKLDYLHKLGIEMIWINPFYPSPQNDNGYDISDYTAVDPLFGTMEDVITLITEAKKRNIGIMIDLVLNHTSTEHPWFKKALAGDPFYRDFYYFRQAKADGSPPTNWESKFGGSAWEKLPNSSEYYLHLYDVTQADLDWANPNVRAALFDVVNFWIDKGVEGFRLDVLNVIAKPKFLEDDFEGDGRRFYTDGPGIHAYLKELNERTFGDKPIITVGEMSSTDIDNCIRYSNPDEKELSMVFHFHHLKVDYPDGEKWRLADVNFADLKSIFHTWQVAMSKENGWDALFWNNHDQPRALGRFASDQPEHYYQSATLLGATIHFMRGTPFVYMGEEIGMMNPKFPTINHYVDVETLNHFDILQKQGLSEEEVMQIIKERSRDNSRTPMQWNHSENAGFTTGTPWLKVADNADKINVQDVLADKTSIFYFYQKLIALRKEHPVIQTGDYTPYFTEEDSIIAYKRSNESSSLLSIHYYGATEKKLQIPSEFSNAKVLLSNHERTEISSEIELAPYETLTLIQ
- a CDS encoding YitT family protein, translating into MKNKTGWNIAKIVVGALIFSLAVNVFAIPNNLGEGGVTGLTMMLYYLLGWTPAITTLIFNGILLIIGYKFLDRMTIVWTIVAISFTSLFLHFSEPFAFVANQTIVAAIFAGLMMGIGMGLIMNGGGTTAGSAILAKIANKYLGWNTSYALLFFDLIVVIPSVFVIGFENMLFTVVSLYISTKVLDFILEGYNPKKSVTIISDYYEEIATEIDEHLERGITLFNGQGFYMRQDKKILYIVISRDQLLPLTKIVNKYDEKAFFIINDVQSVIGEGFTKQITSE
- a CDS encoding histidine phosphatase family protein, which codes for MKKTLYLMRHGQTLFNQRKKIQGFCDAPLTELGVKQAKIAGSYFKEHKISFDQAYSSTSERASDTLELITDKNYTRLKGLKEWNFGTFEGESEDLNPPLPYGDFFAAYGGEREIDFRNRLIETMENMMNQDNHEVVLAVSHGAACAQFARYWEKTSEIGKITGLKNCCILKFEYENGEFTLVNFINHDFESGIHIENTK
- a CDS encoding DEAD/DEAH box helicase, producing MNNLNLSDEIKKAITELGYNEATPVQKAVIPIALTGEDIVAKSQTGSGKTAAFAIPIAEQVVWEENKPQALIIVPTRELAMQVKTECTNIGRFKRIKAAAIYGQSPFAKQKLELSQKNHIVVGTPGRLLDHIEKGTLNVDKVAHLVLDEVDEMLSMGFIDQVEDILSRLPKKRQNLFFSATMPEEMQDLIKRYQDNPMVIEMASEKTNPIFHVEMQTDTKEKTLKDVLITENPDSAIIFCNTKNQVDELSEMLDLRTSKIHGGLRQEDRFQAMDEFKSGKSRFLIATDVAGRGIDVENVSLVINYDLPIEKENYVHRIGRTGRAGNSGKAISFVKTQENPLLRDIEEMLNISIEKKRKPTIIEVRASEEAFHKKQQKRPTIKKARGEKLNKNIMKLYFNGGKKKKIRAVDFVGTISKLDGITAEDIGIIAIEDHVSFVEILNGKGPAVLEMMRSRKVKGRRLKVNEARKR
- a CDS encoding MFS transporter is translated as MKEKLFNKGFVLITLINFVVYLVYYLLMVIIAVIAQEELNASLGEAGFASGIYIIGTLLARLYMGKKLELFGRKRVLRFGILFFLLTTMAYLYMPTIAIMFVIRFLNGFAYGTTSTATNAIVTAYIPNSRNGEGINYYGLSTSLAAAIGPFIGMILLSKTSFYTIIIFSTVIVLLTALLCFYLPVKNIVLTPEHRKALQTWTVKSFIEYKVIPITFIAFLMGISYSSVLTFLASYAREINLVSAGTFFFVVYALVITFTRPMSGKLFDAKGEKYVMYPSYLFLAVGLVVLSTATSSLVLLISGGLIGLGYGTFMSNGQAVCLKVCEPHRIGIGLSTYFIGLDLGLGIGPYIMGEIHHVLSFQGIYIIAGAIAFVCVFIYMFLSRKKEPHNAQEALKGSEEI